The genomic interval TGAGTGAATTTAGCGAGGCACACAGCGTTTCGCGTTTGATTGGAAGTCCTCCCGGCTACGTCGGCCACGACGCTGGAGGGCAGCTCACTGAGGCTGTGCGTCGCAGGCCTCACAGCGTTGTCCTCTTTGACGAGATTGAAAAAGGACACCAGCAAATTCTTAACATTATGTTGCAGGTGAGAACACATCCCGGAAAGTGTTCTGCTCACCTCACTTGTGACGCACTCGCTTCCGCATGCTTTACGAATCCGTCCTGACATTCGTGGGACGAGAAAAATTCGTCTGCAATAAGGCTCTCGTCCGGCCGGCAAACAGCACCCTTGAAACATGCGCTTGCTTTCGTGCTTTCTCCTGTTGCTTCACTGGAGGGCTCACATAGTGTGTACTATCTGGAAGACAGTATCCTAATaaaatgtctctgtttattttGTCAAAATCAGATGCAAGGGAATACATACAAGCGCCCTAACGCTCATGTTGTCTTTCGTATGACATTCAGACCCTCCATTGGATGTTGTTTCCTTGTATTGATCAGATGCTGGATGAAGGCCGACTGACAGATGGCAAAGGTTTGTTGGTAGACTTCACGAACTGCGTCATCATTCTCACTTCAAATGTCGGCGCGCAGTACATCATCTCGGCGTATGAacaagcagaaaaggaaTCCAAGACCGCATTGGCAACCTTCGACCCCAAAAGCGGAAATTTGGAGCAATTCGCAGAAGCTGCGAAGGGTGCTGAAGCCGCATCGGAAGGCGACGACTCATcgtcagagaaaaaagacaagaagggAGCTGTCCTCGACAAGAACAAGAAGTCTGGAAAttggaagaaggaagcacgAAGAAAGATCTTGTCTGAGATTGCAGGATCAGGCCTTCTCAAGCCGGAAGTCGTCAACCGCTTCTCCGGAGTCATTGTAAGAGCATGTCTGCGAGAATCTCTAGAGCAATGGGCAACAAGGATAACGCCGGAAGTCTTGGGTTGCCACCACTGATAATGCTTCGCTTGGAAGGCGGCAGGGTAAAGGCTCAGACGGGGGCTCATTCGTTTTACGGAAAATACCTGGTTTATTACGAGGTACAGCATGCCTCGAGTGAGGTTGACATACCACATTTGTGCTGTTCCGTGAACAACACGACTCTTTCCACGGGATTTCTTATTATTCTTTTCTGTGGATGGGTGTGCTACCTACAGATTTTCGAGCCGATGAATCCTGCAGACGTCAGAAAGATCTTAGCCATCCAATCGAAGGACCTGAAAAATGCGCTAcagcgaaagggaatcgaGCTTGTCATCGATGCCTCTGCAGAGGAGTTCATCGTGCAAAGGAGTTACACGCACAAGTTTGGCGCACGCCCCCTCAAGAGGTAACATCTGGAGAAGTCGACGAGAGATAAAAAACCATCTGATTGTCGGATGGCCCATTCACCAGTGTAACACTCAGTCCGAAAAAATACCAGAAAGTGTATGCCGTAATAGACTGATGGTTCTGTGTCCCATCAGGTCATTATTTTTCCAAGTATTGCAACTTTCCAAGTTTGCGTGTCTTTTGTGTTTTCGCACTCTTCAGGTTTGTCGACAACCACATCGGTGCAAAAATGGCTCCGTGGATTCTCAGCGGCTACCTCCAACCCGGCATGCGGGTTACGGTTGTTGCTtcgaaaagaaacaagaacaCGCTGGAAGCTCATGTAAGTCCTCAAGGGGAGTTTGGTTCAGCCCATTCAAGTTGTGTCTATCAGAAATGTCGGTACGTGATGCCCTTTAAAACCCCAGCGTTGATATCACATACTTTGAGTGTTGTCACGGCGTCTAATGTGAGACCACAGGGAGGCTAGTATACCGAGTCACGTGGTCTTGCGGGGTGGGACAGCCACAGAAGAGTTGTTCAAACTAGTACTTGCCATGACCTTGCTCCCTGAGACTCTCAATTGTTCTGCTTTTAAACTGGTTTTAGGTCTGCAAGGTAGTTATGGGCAAGTGCGACAGGGCAACGAGAAAAGCACGTGTTCTTGCGTCTGttgcgaagaaagacgacagcAGCCCCGATGATCCCGGTCGATAAGCTTTCCCAAGTGGTACCCTGGGCTCCACTGGAACTATCAGGTGCTTGAGAGGTGTGTTGGACTCTGGAGACAGAATCCACTCCACGTTCCCGGGCGTTCTGTAGAGCAGCGCAAGAATGCTTTGCAATATGGTTGACTGATGGAACAGGCGCTGCGCCCCCCGGGATGCCGCCATATGGATTTTTAATGTCACAGTCTCTCCTGACGGTGACTTCACctggaagaaagagcgactTGTGGCGAGTTCTGAATAGCATATTTCAAATAAGGAGGTTCGCTCTATTGTTTTCGTCGTACGGGCGTGGCAAAGTACTCTGCGATTGTCAGCTTTCGTGAAGAGCATGACATCTTTACTTTAAACATACATAACTACCGCTTACGATACTCTGTCGTGTCACGATCTGTCGATTCGCAACAAAGTTGGAAGAAGAGTCCTACCGTTGTGGAATGGTGTGTGGTCAACAGCTGTCAGTGCCTGGAACTGGAATCTCTGCCTCATTCCTTCGGGCTGGTAAATAGGTCACATACCACGAAGTTGCGGGTGGAATGTCATACGGATTGACACATTGGTTGCACAGCATCTATCAAGATGTCCTGTAGCCACAAGGTCCCGTGTCTTTTTGATCCGTTTTTTGAAGACACTACTGTGTCCGCCTTGCTAAAGACGTGCGATGTTGGCAGCATCGTATAACATGGTTTTCTGCAACGCTGAGGAAACTTCGAAAGACATCAATTCACTTTGACAAACCTACGCAGACCTGGAACCCTATGGTGAGAGAAACACTTTTTTCTGAAAACCCGCCTTTCTAAATATCGTACTAGTGCGTGCATACAACGGCCTCCACAAGCTCGCTGTTGACTTACACAGTGACGTCCATTATCCGCGCTTTACGCGTTTCGCCGAACGGACAGATTCTGTTACGCAGCTCAACGACTGTTTCGTGACGGTGCTTCCCGGAAGGAATGGCCGCTTGACGTGGTCTACAAGAGACTTCAACAGCGACGATATTCCCTCAGTTACACCCGTAAAGAATGCGGGCTCCCCCGCTCCATCGGCGGATCCCCTTGAAAATGCTATtacaaaagacagaagaggctCTGCCACCTTGTCATGAATATACTTCAGATTCATATGAATCCAGAAGAGAACTCTGGTCCCCACAGCATGCCCCTGAACGCTGTAAGGGCCCCTTTGCGTGATTCATCACTACCCACCAACCTGTGATCGTGCTCCTCGTCCAGTTTGGGCTTCTCTAGCTGGGCACAGTGCCGACGAGCTTTGCTGCGGATCCTTGACACCAGTCTCGAGCGTAGGTGCGTCCTGTTTCTACGGAATACAAAGGCTAATGGTTTCCTGGAGCTCGGTTGGTTGAGATGGTACAGCGGTGTAGACTGAGTGCTACAGATGAGTAACTGTGTCCCTGACGCCAATCGTGAAGCTCCACTTGAGGGCATCTACTGAAATGGCAAAGTAGAGCTTCCAGGTCAAACAGGTATATCGATCGAAACATATTCTTTTGAAAAGAAAATCGCTACACGACATCCAATAATTTGGCTGCCGGTGTGAAAGTTTTATTAGACAGGCTAGGAGCGATTAGGCTGCTAAGATTGCCCGAATCGATGAACATAAAAAGTCGTAAGACTGGGCTTGCTACCGCATGGTTTGTAGCGTCGTGAGGACAACGCTTCACTACCTCCTACATTGACAGCCATGTACTGTTTCGTCCGGGCAGAGAGATTTTCACATGTGACGCTTTAACGCCGTGAAGTATCGCTCCGCCATGCACGTCCTTTGGCCACCTCTAGTGGTATTTGGCGCGTTGTGAGCACCTCTTCAATATACAATAGTTTCTCTTGAACTCATCAGAAGCGATAAATTGGTAAACGTGTAAGGCTTGCCCAGGAACAGAGAGTGTAACTACAATCGCAACTACACAGACAGGCGCACGCGTTGTCTCGCTACGCTGCTAGGGCTCCACGTCGCAAACACCAAGGCACCACATGGCATTGTGAGAAAGACCgaacagacacacgcatatatCTCTACGACCTTGGGGGCTTAATTATGCCGAAGAAGGCGTTGCCAGCGTGGGGCGGAGCAAAAGCTTTTACTATGTCCTAAAGCAGCCACCGTGATGCCATTCTTTCTCAATATCCCTATAAATCAGGGCAGTTAAGGAACTGCATCGGAGAGACGGCGCGAAACCATGAACGCAAGCGTCTCCCAAGACGTATACAAATATTCGCTGTATAGAACAGTACGCCCCCGAACGGCCCATGGGCAACGGTCCAGTCATCTGGAATCCAGCGACGAATCATATCCAAGGGTATGCACTGCTACAGGAGATAGCTCAAAACGAACTAGCATACTACTTCCACAGCACAAGCACAACGCACACACCAAGCATTTCATCTTATCTATGGCCCCTTTTCATTGGCGCTGGGGTCACAGACTCTATATGAAATCCCTATACTCCCAAAAGCTGGGTTAAACAGTTCCACAAAAGACAGTCTGAGGCGAGTTCGACCGCCTTCACGCAGCTCAGTGACTCGTAGCCACGACAGCAGGACGCTTGTGTGCAATGGCACTCGTCCACGGACCTGTACTCACAAGCACGCTATCTCACTGACACATGGACCTAGAAATACTTACTGTACGAGTCAGGACACATGAGAGCGTGCAGCCACCGAAAAAGATAGTCAAAAACTCTCCCCTGCAAACGAGTGACCTCTTTGGCGTGCTGTCGTCAAAAAACTGGTCGCATTTCCACACGGAGTTATATGGAGCGAACGGAGATTAAGGGCCGCAGTTATGCGTGTCGCGTTCGGTCCGAGCAACACACTCCATCCATCTTCTGGCGGAAGCGAGATTCAACTCTGGAAAAGCCATCAAAACCAAAGTAACTGGTTCCATACCGATCCAGTACACGGAAGAATCCCCACAATCTCttcagaaaagaagcgccGGCGGTCACAGGGTGTCATTTCCATCAATCGTACGCAGGGTGGCATCTTTTCCCTCGGTTCCTTATTTTATGAGTACAATTCGGTCGCATTTCCCTGGTCGGGCAGTCCATTCCGCCATCTCACCACAACAAGGACTTAAGTATGATACAATTTCCCATCTAAGGGTCGCTTGTAACACTGAATGGGGATTCTTCTGAATGTGTGCCACCCTGTTTAGGTGATTTGCTCTGTTGTTTGTGCGAGACAACACgctggaggagaaggagtAAGTCTTGTTGTTGTTGTTTCTGAAAGTGGGCGTAAATGTCCTTTGATAACACAAGAAGCTGCTGGACGTGAAGATCCAACAGTTCCAGCAGTAATCGTTGTTGCAGATTGGGTGGACTTTGACTGGGTAGCCTGGTACTTTCTAAGCAAGGGGAAAGTATGGATAGAAACTGAAACACCTGGTGCTGGTGCGTTGCCTTCTGCACATGCTCTAGGTGCCAGTGCAGAACCTGTTGGAGAAGCGATAGAGAACCAGCCGAGTGCAGCCCCCCCGTGACGCGAGGAGTTTCTTCACGTGAGTCATCCTCCGCATCTTCAGGGCACCGGTTCCTTGCCGCAGCAAAAAATGATGGGGCCACCGTGAAGGATAAATCCTGAAGCATGAGTCGAACAGCATTTTTATAGAGTTCTAATGTCTGGCCTGAAGCTCGCCTAGGTCCAACACCACCGTGCGCTTTCCCGAAAGTTGCCTCGTCGACTGAGGGAATTGCTGTTTGTTCGGCAAATCGCGGAAGCACGGCATGCCGGTTAAGCCTGGAATGTCTATCTTCTACCGTGCTCTCCCGGAGCACTTTGTCTGCcagagcagacgaagacagtTCCCGAGAGCCGCGCGGGAGGCGTTCGGCTGTCGATAAGAGTAATGAAGATGCGGTAGCAGGTGACGAAGATGCGGATGAAGAGCAGgactcgagaagagaggtgGACCCTCCGGAACCTGCCACAGATTCAAATGGCCCTGAGAAGTTCAGCAAGGACGCCGGCGATGTGGGCCCAGTAATCAAACCCGCCGGAGGTACGGAGCCCGCTAGGGGACCATGTGCTTTTGCATGTTTGCGGAAGTCCACAGCATGGAGATATGCCTGGTAGCAGTCCTCGTAGAATTTGTCGTAGAAATACTTCCGGTTTCCCTTCCAGTATACAGCCCATCGTCGCTTTGTGTTGTCGCGGGAGACTCCGCGGATAACGGGGTAAAATCTATGGCTTCTAAGGATGACTTTTTTGCTCATCGCACCCTCGGATACGCTGTAGAAGGGCGTGCTTCCTGCACCTGTCCCGCCTCCTCCCCCTCCAGACCCGGCGTTGCGACCCCGTTCATGTTTGCCTGCTGTCGAGGTAAAGGAATCGCTGACTTGCTCGTCAGTTCCCTGGTCGTCAGCTGTCGCAAGTGCCGCATCCAGTGTGGAGGAGGGGGAAGGAGAGTGGGACATTGAGGATTCAcgatcttcctcttccgctaACACGGGGGCAGGATGGTGTCGAGCTTCAACTTCTTCCTTGGTAAGGCCGGCACCGTTCGAGAGAAAGGTATCACCTTGCGCGAACGATGCCGCTGGTGAATTTTGACCGTTTCTGTTactctcttcgctgtctgtttGGCCGTCCGAAGCACGTTTTAACAACTGCTCCTGCAGCCGTGCCCACGCTGCGTCTGTATCCGCATGGACACCTCCTGACCAGCTCCGTTTCCTCAGCTGTTCATCACCACCTTCGCATTCGCCGGCGCTGATGACTAGCCGCTGATGTTGTTGTTTTCTATGCATCTCGTATGCCTCTGTTGCAGTAAGAGTTCTTCGAACGGTCCGCCTCGAATCGACATCCACAGTTGTTGCGTCAGTTGCCCCCTGTAGAGAGGCATCATTAGCATCTGCTTCGGTCACGTGATTGTGCAGAACACCCACCTGAGCACTAGGATGGCGACTATCATTGGCACTGAAGGAATTACTCGACCGGGCCCCCTCACTATGGATGCGGCAGCCAGATGTAACAATTGTTAAGGCCCCTTTGCTTGCGTCAGTTGTATCCCCCTGAGTTGTGCCCGTATTCACATCGCCAAGGCCGATATCACCACCTACGTAGGCGTCATAAAGGCTCGGCGTAGCGGCTTTCGCGGGGTCCTCCCTGGGAGTGATACTGGTCAAGGGGAACCCTGAAATCTTCCCCTTTCGGCTTGGCGCTGCaacatcttcttcttcgtggttccttcctccttcgtctctgttcactgccttctcctcgagATTCTCCCGAGATGACCCGTCTCTCAGAGTGTTACTAAGCCCAGCGCCCGCCTGCGGAGCACCCACGGAGCCACAACCAAGCGCCGTTTTTGTTGGGCAGTCTCTAGCTCCGAGCGCGTCGTCAGCTGCTTCAAGAGAAGCGACCCTACTTGTTGCACACGTACTCCTGGTGATGCGATCAGACATTTCACTACCCCGTTGATGCCTACCGTCTGATGGCAGCCAGTCCGAAACTACAGAAGCGAGTGGAGGAGCACATGTAGCGCCGGCAACAGCGTTTGAGCTAGTGTCTCTCCCCCACAGCTGATTACGCTGCACGGATTCTCCTGAGTTCGCCGCCTTGTGATGTACGAAAGGCTCGTCGTCTACGTCAGTCCCCATTTCGACAGCGTCGTCAACGCCATTGTTGAACACGAACGGTCGGAAGAGCCTAGCGCTCTCTCCGCTTAGATGGCGCACACGTCGCTTCCGCGCATTTTCTCCAATCGTGGCGGTATCGAAAATTAGCACGTTGTGGCTAGACCGgactcgctttttctcctctctcggctcATGAGAATGGGTGACCCTGTCGCAGCCGAGCGTCGGTTCAGACGGGAGCTCGACGGACGCTGTGCACGGAGACGCCACAAGCGGTGACGATGTCGCCTCTGAAACGGACGAATTGTCAACCACCGGTTTTGCCATCATCCCTTAGAAAATAGAACATGCACTGAAACACTGCAGCACTTTGAGGGCTCACGCTCGTCAGGAGCAGCTGTGTGAGGTCACGCCGCCACACCGATTAGTACCGCGACCGGGTCACCCCCACAAACCGGGACACGACGGTGCTTCTTTATGATCGTGGCGACAGTCCGACAAAACGTCAATCAAACAGAGTGATATGAGATGGCGTCTGTGCCCTCCTCAGATGCGCGTCTTTGTAAAGATTTGTTTCGTTTTAGCCGCCTCCTACGCAGTGCTCGCACACTATGAGAACAACGCTGCAAGTACACTCACCGGTCACACTACAAGATGTCAGACGCACtgtggaaaagaaaagacgctGTAAAAGTGGAAGGTTCGAAGCAATTCACTCGTCACCCAGCTCAGCTGATCGAAGGGGGGGAGGAGTTGGCCGGCAGGCGACAGGCGGCTGGTGCGCTGCCAGTCCGCGTCGTAGGCAACTGGGAAGCCCTGGTGTCCGACTGCCACGACTAGCTGCAGCCTTGCAAGAGTGGACGGCCAGGCAAGTTGTACCGCTGCAAAGCCGCCACGCAAGAAATCAACTCTGTCCTGCCGCCAAACAGCACCGCAAAATGTTTTTGTGCGTGCCTGTaattttcttctgtctcctgcaaGTCTGGAATTCACTCCACGCAAGGCGGATTCCGTAACTCCTAACACGGAAAGTGCCAGACGGGCGTGCGTAGGGCACGGACGCGGGGCCACCAAACAAAATCAGTGTCAGCTCTGGTTGGGCTTTCGCAATGGAACGGCTGGACTCTTCGTCCAAATGCAGTGAAAATACATTCGTAGCTGGTTTGTCACACATATGACGAAAAACACACTCCCAAACATGAATTCGGCTCTGGTCATGCGTATCAGCGGGCCACAGGCGCACTGTCGACGAACAGGGAAGCGCGACAACGTTCTGGGCCGTCACGGCGGGGGGAGGTGGTTTGTCTGCCTTGCAGGACCGGCGCCTCCCGCCTGATAGATTGACTGTTTTGAGACTGACGTAGGCTATTTCAGACAGCACCCAAACTAGCCCAAGGCGAGCAAACGTATTCGCTCCTGCACACGTTACAAAAACGCATCCCACAAAAGCGCCGTAGCCGGGTACTCGGGGTCGCGAAATGGTAAGTGCTAACTCCTAGTGAGGTACGAACGACAGGGGACTCCGTCTGCCGCTGGTACAATGTCGCCACTCACACGAGGTAAAAACGACCCTGAAGTTGTTATGTCGCAAACAGCAAAGCGGATCTGGCACAACCCTATGAAAGGGTACTTGGAATACTGCAACCACGGCGATGAATGCCATTCCTCGAAGGACAGGATAAAACAGTAATATCTAATGGATATCTCTCATGGTACGGGAGCGGACACCGGAGACTATTGGGCAGGGAGTGGGTGAGGGGAAGACGGTAAGTGGGGGGTAGTAGTCGCGCGGAACGGGAAGTGGCCAGGGCACGGAACTACCTGAAGGGAGCCACTGACTACAGGTATTACTCGCGCCTAGTAACACCGCGGAAGTGGCACGCGCCTCCAGCATTAAGCTGTGCGTTGGCGCCGGCGTACCACCCAACTTGGGAAGTGTGACCAACCCTGGATCGGGTGGTTCTGCCCTCAACAACAAAGAATCGGTGATCCGGGAGCAGTTCAGCGATGTGGGGAGCCCGCCACTCTGTGCTCATGGTGTAGCTACTCTCAGCCCCACCATCACACTGTAAAAAAGCCGTTCTGTCCCTCAGGGGAAACCATGTTCCGCTACGGGAATGATGGGGCCCTCAGCCCTTCGGGAGTCCATGCGGAACTAAATCCTATCCGGAGGTCGGACCCAGTGCTCTGAAAATAGAAATAGCGAAGCCACAGGGGAACTCCTTCGAAACTACAAGCATATCTACCATGGACAACTCAAGCGTAACCAAGATAAGCTTCGTTTCCAGTCTGCGTTTGACACTGACGCAGGCTGTCGAAGACTGCAAGCAGCACACATGGCAAGCACTGCCTGATCAACCAGCCCAAAGACGCCAAAATCCACTCCCAGGTGGAGTTCTTGCAATGAAAATGGTTTTGTTTCGCTACCCGGAGAAAATAACATGGGCGCGTGGAATGATTGGTAACGAAGGATGTGTCCTCTCCCGTGTAGGGCCTTAACACCGACGATAAGCGAAGAGGTTCTGCTAGTAATCAAAttttctgctgcgtctctccggtCGTTAGTGACAACTGTCATCATCGCCAAATGTCTGGTGCCTCACCGAACGTAGGTTTCTCGGACAAGACTTTATTGTGTGATTTAAGTGTTTCTCCACGCCAAAGCGTTTGAGCTAAGACGATAGCTGGACCAACGCTGTTGCTTATTTACTAACCGTGTAACTAATCACTCGTTCCCGAAAACAACCCCTTCATTTGAGTAAACTACGGCAGGTGCTCTTTTGTAAACATGGAGACTACCCAGCAGTAGCAGCACCGCATTCGCCTGCACATTCATGTTTCAAATGATTCAAAACTTGTTTCGGCTGACTCCCTCCCGTCTCACGAGGTCCGCATGGCCGGATTATTGACAACACGGCACCGAAAAACGAGGACGTGCCGCATAGCCGTTATTTTGCATACGAGCTGCGGAAATTCCCAAGGACATGAGACAGCGACATTCGCCACCTCTTCTGTGTCCGAAGACGAGCGTCGTGGGGACGGCGATTGTTCCAAGAACACGGTCCTTCACCAAGGAACCAATATGGTGCTAAACCAAACACAAGGGATGGTCGCATATAAGCAGCAGCCGCTTCATGCTTAACTCCGGACAGCGATACCAGCTATAGCGACCTTCTACATCCTTGAATAATGAGGGAATTTCCGTTCTTCATTCGCCACTTTCTTTTTATGATCCCCACTTTGTTGTCTGACTTCGGAGGGACAACGCACCTCATGTTTTAGGTATTCGCTTCTACTCTTCAGTGTACCCAGGACCCATAGCAGTAACACTGCCCGTACACCAAGTCTCCGTATTGTAATACCCCTGTTGTtggaacagagaaaggcagtGGCCGCCAGGTGAACTAGTATTGCAAATGCGCCATACGCATAGCTGACATCGGGAGCAGAAAATGTAAATAAGTGAAACGATGTTTTGGTGCTGACTTCAACGGATGCATTGCTGAAGCACCGGAGAAATGCCGCTAAAAAAACTCGACCAGCGTATTCGTCTCCCCGGACAGCGTAGCAAAGAAAATTGCATGTGAATCTACAAGGTAAAGCACCTAAGGCCGAGATTATTCCAGGCACAGAGGGATAACACGGGCATTCGCTGAGGTATGAGCCCATATGTTTTCTTCGAGTTCACTGGTGCGCGGCGCAACTgtgggcgagaagaaatgtGAGCACCACCAGTGAAAAGCGTATATATGTGCACCTTGTCTATCGAAAAACGTTGGTGTTGATCTTCACTGCCATTCATTTTGCAGTATATTCTGCTACTGAAAAAATATAATGAAAGCCTATTAGATGATGATGTAGATGGATATGGGAACCAGTGTATACCCGCTTGCCCGCAGTGGCACTTCCAGCAACCTTTCCTGCCCGTCCTGCCGGTGAGTGGGAGTAGTGGGTCCTGAACAGCCAATAGTTCTGGAAAGACATACGGGAAAGTTACTCTGAGAGTATGTAGACCATGTCAACGATCGAAGGGTACAGATACCGTGTCCTCCAGCACCGGTTGTCGCGAATGAGCAGGATGTGGACGACTAACCACCTCCGTTCGCGGTGCACACTGACACAACAAACCTTGCTTCAGAATAAGCTTCGTAGCACCGGTCAAAAACAACGCTGTGTTACCCGATTATCAGAAAGCATAACAAC from Toxoplasma gondii ME49 chromosome VIIa, whole genome shotgun sequence carries:
- the AP2VIIA8 gene encoding AP2 domain transcription factor AP2VIIa-8 (encoded by transcript TGME49_282210) encodes the protein MMAKPVVDNSSVSEATSSPLVASPCTASVELPSEPTLGCDRVTHSHEPREEKKRVRSSHNVLIFDTATIGENARKRRVRHLSGESARLFRPFVFNNGVDDAVEMGTDVDDEPFVHHKAANSGESVQRNQLWGRDTSSNAVAGATCAPPLASVVSDWLPSDGRHQRGSEMSDRITRSTCATSRVASLEAADDALGARDCPTKTALGCGSVGAPQAGAGLSNTLRDGSSRENLEEKAVNRDEGGRNHEEEDVAAPSRKGKISGFPLTSITPREDPAKAATPSLYDAYVGGDIGLGDVNTGTTQGDTTDASKGALTIVTSGCRIHSEGARSSNSFSANDSRHPSAQVGVLHNHVTEADANDASLQGATDATTVDVDSRRTVRRTLTATEAYEMHRKQQHQRLVISAGECEGGDEQLRKRSWSGGVHADTDAAWARLQEQLLKRASDGQTDSEESNRNGQNSPAASFAQGDTFLSNGAGLTKEEVEARHHPAPVLAEEEDRESSMSHSPSPSSTLDAALATADDQGTDEQVSDSFTSTAGKHERGRNAGSGGGGGGTGAGSTPFYSVSEGAMSKKVILRSHRFYPVIRGVSRDNTKRRWAVYWKGNRKYFYDKFYEDCYQAYLHAVDFRKHAKAHGPLAGSVPPAGLITGPTSPASLLNFSGPFESVAGSGGSTSLLESCSSSASSSPATASSLLLSTAERLPRGSRELSSSALADKVLRESTVEDRHSRLNRHAVLPRFAEQTAIPSVDEATFGKAHGGVGPRRASGQTLELYKNAVRLMLQDLSFTVAPSFFAAARNRCPEDAEDDSREETPRVTGGLHSAGSLSLLQQS